From the genome of Primulina eburnea isolate SZY01 chromosome 12, ASM2296580v1, whole genome shotgun sequence, one region includes:
- the LOC140807343 gene encoding uncharacterized protein isoform X3 gives MGNCQAVDAAALVIQHPNGKLERMYWQITANEVMKMNPGHYVSLIIPLPASGDESSGDGDRTVRFTRVKLLRPSDSLVLGRAYRLVTTQEVMKVLRAKKHAKMKKNQSDSGENMLVDSTGPEILAENSGLDKNDNQVGKRLDRHRPRTANSTAGRPKSWRPSLQSISESAS, from the exons ATGGGAAATTGCCAAGCAGTTGATGCAGCAGCACTGGTGATACAGCATCCAAATGGAAAGCTTGAGAGGATGTATTGGCAGATTACCGCAAATGAGGTTATGAAAATGAATCCGGGCCATTATGTATCTCTCATAATTCCGTTGCCGGCCTCGGGCGACGAGAGCTCCGGTGACGGAGACAGGACCGTGAGGTTCACTCGAGTGAAACTTCTCCGGCCGAGCGACTCTCTGGTTCTTGGCCGGGCTTATCGCCTTGTCACCACTCAAG AGGTTATGAAAGTGCTTAGAGCGAAGAAGCATGCAAAGATGAAGAAAAACCAGTCGGATTCCGGTGAAAACATGCTGGTTGACAGCACCGGTCCTGAGATTCTAGCGGAAAACTCGGGCCTGGATAAGAATGATAATCAGGTA GGCAAAAGACTGGACAGACACCGGCCGAGGACGGCAAACTCAACCGCGGGACGGCCCAAATCGTGGCGGCCATCGTTGCAAAGCATTTCAGAGTCTGCGAGCTGA
- the LOC140807343 gene encoding uncharacterized protein isoform X1 codes for MGNCQAVDAAALVIQHPNGKLERMYWQITANEVMKMNPGHYVSLIIPLPASGDESSGDGDRTVRFTRVKLLRPSDSLVLGRAYRLVTTQEVMKVLRAKKHAKMKKNQSDSGENMLVDSTGPEILAENSGLDKNDNQVTQGKRLDRHRPRTANSTAGRPKSWRPSLQSISESAS; via the exons ATGGGAAATTGCCAAGCAGTTGATGCAGCAGCACTGGTGATACAGCATCCAAATGGAAAGCTTGAGAGGATGTATTGGCAGATTACCGCAAATGAGGTTATGAAAATGAATCCGGGCCATTATGTATCTCTCATAATTCCGTTGCCGGCCTCGGGCGACGAGAGCTCCGGTGACGGAGACAGGACCGTGAGGTTCACTCGAGTGAAACTTCTCCGGCCGAGCGACTCTCTGGTTCTTGGCCGGGCTTATCGCCTTGTCACCACTCAAG AGGTTATGAAAGTGCTTAGAGCGAAGAAGCATGCAAAGATGAAGAAAAACCAGTCGGATTCCGGTGAAAACATGCTGGTTGACAGCACCGGTCCTGAGATTCTAGCGGAAAACTCGGGCCTGGATAAGAATGATAATCAGGTA ACACAGGGCAAAAGACTGGACAGACACCGGCCGAGGACGGCAAACTCAACCGCGGGACGGCCCAAATCGTGGCGGCCATCGTTGCAAAGCATTTCAGAGTCTGCGAGCTGA
- the LOC140807343 gene encoding uncharacterized protein isoform X4 translates to MGNCQAVDAAALVIQHPNGKLERMYWQITANEVMKMNPGHYVSLIIPLPASGDESSGDGDRTVRFTRVKLLRPSDSLVLGRAYRLVTTQEVMKVLRAKKHAKMKKNQSDSGENMLVDSTGPEILAENSGLDKNDNQGKRLDRHRPRTANSTAGRPKSWRPSLQSISESAS, encoded by the exons ATGGGAAATTGCCAAGCAGTTGATGCAGCAGCACTGGTGATACAGCATCCAAATGGAAAGCTTGAGAGGATGTATTGGCAGATTACCGCAAATGAGGTTATGAAAATGAATCCGGGCCATTATGTATCTCTCATAATTCCGTTGCCGGCCTCGGGCGACGAGAGCTCCGGTGACGGAGACAGGACCGTGAGGTTCACTCGAGTGAAACTTCTCCGGCCGAGCGACTCTCTGGTTCTTGGCCGGGCTTATCGCCTTGTCACCACTCAAG AGGTTATGAAAGTGCTTAGAGCGAAGAAGCATGCAAAGATGAAGAAAAACCAGTCGGATTCCGGTGAAAACATGCTGGTTGACAGCACCGGTCCTGAGATTCTAGCGGAAAACTCGGGCCTGGATAAGAATGATAATCAG GGCAAAAGACTGGACAGACACCGGCCGAGGACGGCAAACTCAACCGCGGGACGGCCCAAATCGTGGCGGCCATCGTTGCAAAGCATTTCAGAGTCTGCGAGCTGA
- the LOC140807343 gene encoding uncharacterized protein isoform X2, which produces MGNCQAVDAAALVIQHPNGKLERMYWQITANEVMKMNPGHYVSLIIPLPASGDESSGDGDRTVRFTRVKLLRPSDSLVLGRAYRLVTTQEVMKVLRAKKHAKMKKNQSDSGENMLVDSTGPEILAENSGLDKNDNQTQGKRLDRHRPRTANSTAGRPKSWRPSLQSISESAS; this is translated from the exons ATGGGAAATTGCCAAGCAGTTGATGCAGCAGCACTGGTGATACAGCATCCAAATGGAAAGCTTGAGAGGATGTATTGGCAGATTACCGCAAATGAGGTTATGAAAATGAATCCGGGCCATTATGTATCTCTCATAATTCCGTTGCCGGCCTCGGGCGACGAGAGCTCCGGTGACGGAGACAGGACCGTGAGGTTCACTCGAGTGAAACTTCTCCGGCCGAGCGACTCTCTGGTTCTTGGCCGGGCTTATCGCCTTGTCACCACTCAAG AGGTTATGAAAGTGCTTAGAGCGAAGAAGCATGCAAAGATGAAGAAAAACCAGTCGGATTCCGGTGAAAACATGCTGGTTGACAGCACCGGTCCTGAGATTCTAGCGGAAAACTCGGGCCTGGATAAGAATGATAATCAG ACACAGGGCAAAAGACTGGACAGACACCGGCCGAGGACGGCAAACTCAACCGCGGGACGGCCCAAATCGTGGCGGCCATCGTTGCAAAGCATTTCAGAGTCTGCGAGCTGA